The window TGCTCTGGCCGAGTACCTTGCGCGGGGCCAGCATGACGTTCTCCAGCACGGTGAGGTGCGGGAAGGCGTTCCATTGCTGGAAGACGATGCCGATCTTCTGCCGCAGCCTGTTCAGGTCGGTGGTCCTGGCATGGACCTCGGTGCCGTCGACGCGGATCTTGCCGCGCTGGATCGGCTCCAGGCCGTTGATGCACATCAGCAGGGTGGACTTGCCCGAGCCCGAGCCGCCGATGATCGAGACCACTTCGCCTTTCTTCACGGTCAGGCTCACGCCCTTGACCACTTCGAGATCGCCGTAGGCTTTGTGCACGTTGTCGATTTCAATCATTTTCCTGCCACCTTCTTTCCAGACGGGTGCCGAGGCGCGCCACCACCCAGCTCATGAGGTAATAGATGATCCCGGCGATGCATAGCACCAGCAGGGGCTCCTGAATGCGCGTGACGATGGTCTGCGAAGCGCGCAGCAACTCGACGATGCCGATCCACATGACCAGCGCGGTGTCCTTCATCACCCCCAGCACCAGGTTCAGCCAGCCGGGGAAGGCCACGCGGGTGGCCAGCGGCAGGACGATGTAGCGCAGGTCCTGCCAGTAGGAGAGGCCCAGCGAGCGGCTGGCGCGGCGCAGGTTGGGCTGCACGGCGAGGATGCCGCTGCGGACGATCTCGGTGCAGTACGCCGCCGCGTAGATGCCCAGCACCAGGCAGCCGACGGAGAAGGCGCTCCAGTTCAACCCGGCGATGCTTTTCAGCGAGTTGAACAGCACGAACTGGATCAGCAGCGGCACGCTGCGGAACAGGTCGAGGAACCAGCCCAGCGGCAGGCTGGCGCGTGGCAGGGTGGCGCGCAGCCAGCCCAGCAGCACGCCGGCCAGGGTGCCGATGAGCATGGCGGCGATGGTCAGCTTGACGGTGACCCAGGCTCCCTGGAGGAGGAACTGCAGGTCATTGGCGGTGAAGCTCGTTTCGAACATGCCGTGCCTCCCTTAGTAGCGGAACAGACGCCAGCCCAGCAGGCGGGCGGCCGCCACGATGACCTTGGCGATGATGTAATAGAGCACCGCGGCCAGGGCGAAGTACTCGAAGGTGCGGAAGGTGCGCACGTTGAAGTCCTGGGTGACGCCGGTGAGGTCGTTGTTGAGCCCCACCACCACGCCCAGAGAGGTCATCAGCACCGCCCAGACCATCTGGTTCGTCAGCGGGTAGAAGACGATGCGCAGCAGCTGCGGAATGACGATCAGCCGGTACGCCTGGAAGGCGCTCATGCCCAGCGAGCGCGCGGCGCGCATCTGGGTGTCCGGCACGGCTTTCAGGCCGCCGCGGAAGTTCTCCGCGAGGTAGCCCGCGTTGTTGAAGGTGATCCCCGCCAGCAGCGCCACCCAGGAGCTGACGTGCAGGCCGAAGGAACCCAGGCCGAAGTACAGGATGTAGATCTGGAACAGCGACGGGGTGTTGCGCGCGATCGATACCCAGGTATCGGCGAAGCCCTTCAGCCACGGATTCTTCATCTGCCGCATGACGGTCAGCAGCAGGGCGATGAGCACGCCCAGGAGCATCGACAGGGCGGCGGTCTCCAGGGTCACCAGGGCGCCGCCGAGCATGTCAGGCAGCGCCTTGAAGGCGGAGCGCCAGTGGAAGCTGTAGTTGAACATCAGTGTGCCTCCCCGCTCAGCCAGGCCGGCACGCCACCGTCGGCACGTGCGCTGCAGGCCGCCTCGACGCACGCAGCCAGGCTGCCGAAATGCACCTGACGGCCGGCCAGGCCCGGACCGTAGTGGGCGTATTTCGCCGAGTTGGTGATCAGCGTGGTGCAGTGCGGCGGGATGATCGGCTCGCCGAGCATGCACCAGCAGGTGTCGTTGACCAGCAGTGCGCCGAAGTCCTGCAGCACCTGCACGTGTCCCGCTGCCCGCGCCTGTTCCTGCACGGCGCGGCCGAGGGTGATGACCAGCGCGACGTCCGGATGCTTGCGGCGCCCGGCCAGCAGTTGGGCGAGGCTGGCGCATTCGCTGGCGGAGAAGTGCGGGTTGCCCAGGGACACCAGCTGCACGGTCG of the Pseudomonas sp. PSE14 genome contains:
- a CDS encoding amino acid ABC transporter permease translates to MFETSFTANDLQFLLQGAWVTVKLTIAAMLIGTLAGVLLGWLRATLPRASLPLGWFLDLFRSVPLLIQFVLFNSLKSIAGLNWSAFSVGCLVLGIYAAAYCTEIVRSGILAVQPNLRRASRSLGLSYWQDLRYIVLPLATRVAFPGWLNLVLGVMKDTALVMWIGIVELLRASQTIVTRIQEPLLVLCIAGIIYYLMSWVVARLGTRLERRWQEND
- a CDS encoding amino acid ABC transporter permease, which gives rise to MFNYSFHWRSAFKALPDMLGGALVTLETAALSMLLGVLIALLLTVMRQMKNPWLKGFADTWVSIARNTPSLFQIYILYFGLGSFGLHVSSWVALLAGITFNNAGYLAENFRGGLKAVPDTQMRAARSLGMSAFQAYRLIVIPQLLRIVFYPLTNQMVWAVLMTSLGVVVGLNNDLTGVTQDFNVRTFRTFEYFALAAVLYYIIAKVIVAAARLLGWRLFRY